The following are from one region of the Thermincola ferriacetica genome:
- a CDS encoding DUF2062 domain-containing protein codes for MLKFRDIKEKIIKNLPRRHHLRGTILHRAIGEKLFKKECWTMTRHSVAAGLAVGTIVAFTPTIGLQMLLAGAAAYFLRVNIPAAIIVCWVTNPVTAPAIIPLQYKLGVRLMTVLHIGWVNVQPGLFYKLVYYAWPLWIGSLVSGLTLAIIVYWAVFLSWDRLMYLKSKVDRSLHNIHEEIEHKIHHRDRKQQRNK; via the coding sequence ATTATAAAAAACCTGCCTCGCCGGCACCATTTACGGGGCACCATTTTACACCGGGCCATAGGCGAAAAACTTTTCAAAAAAGAATGCTGGACAATGACCAGGCACTCCGTGGCGGCAGGTTTGGCGGTAGGGACAATTGTCGCTTTTACTCCCACTATCGGTTTGCAGATGTTGCTGGCTGGGGCGGCGGCCTATTTTTTGCGGGTAAATATCCCGGCAGCCATAATTGTCTGCTGGGTTACAAACCCTGTTACGGCCCCGGCAATCATTCCTCTTCAGTATAAACTGGGTGTCCGGCTTATGACCGTTTTGCATATCGGGTGGGTCAATGTTCAGCCCGGCCTTTTTTATAAACTGGTATATTATGCATGGCCTCTCTGGATTGGCAGCCTGGTGTCGGGCCTGACCCTGGCTATAATTGTTTACTGGGCGGTGTTTTTGAGTTGGGACCGGTTGATGTATTTAAAATCAAAGGTTGACAGGAGTCTGCATAATATCCATGAGGAAATAGAACATAAGATTCACCACAGGGACCGGAAACAGCAGCGAAATAAATAG